One Longimicrobium sp. genomic region harbors:
- a CDS encoding GAF domain-containing protein: protein MIPDPLFDEQRLQEIHDLDLLSPDVDPILQDVADEAASRLGLPVSLISVVLDEALHVAGMHGPEGLWLAETRGHPVEWSFCATSVRTRDAFVVENAETHPDHQHNPLVTQDGVRCYAGVPLISSRGFVLGNLCVVGLEQRSFSEADVAVLRELADEAVRRIEARRIA, encoded by the coding sequence CCTGGACCTGCTCTCGCCGGACGTAGACCCCATCCTGCAGGACGTCGCCGACGAGGCCGCGTCGCGCCTGGGGCTGCCCGTGTCGCTGATCAGCGTGGTGCTGGACGAGGCGCTGCACGTGGCGGGAATGCACGGGCCGGAGGGGCTGTGGCTGGCGGAAACGCGCGGGCACCCGGTGGAGTGGTCGTTCTGCGCCACCTCGGTGCGCACCCGCGACGCCTTCGTGGTGGAGAACGCGGAGACGCACCCCGACCATCAGCACAACCCGCTGGTCACCCAGGACGGCGTGCGGTGCTACGCGGGCGTTCCGCTGATCTCGTCGCGCGGGTTCGTGCTGGGCAACCTGTGCGTGGTGGGGCTGGAGCAGCGCTCCTTCAGCGAGGCAGACGTGGCCGTGCTCCGTGAGCTGGCGGACGAAGCCGTCCGCCGCATCGAGGCCCGCCGCATCGCCTGA